The Bombus huntii isolate Logan2020A chromosome 1, iyBomHunt1.1, whole genome shotgun sequence genome contains a region encoding:
- the LOC126871565 gene encoding uncharacterized protein LOC126871565 isoform X2 gives MSFMLQEKIEKMSHIIAHDIDKKPRTKDIKVQEDITFYQMGFSQKILDGLSLCGFQRPSPIQLKAIPLGRCGFDLIVRAKSGTGKTLVFCIISLEMIDIDISSVQVLVLAPTREIAVQIAQVFSSVACEIEGLKVEVFIGGTAIESDRKKLNNCHIAVGAPGRIRHLIDKEFLKVENVRLFILDEADKLMETSFQKDINYIFSKLPLSKQVIASSATYPGDLEIFLQAYMCSPVLASPDNNEPILVGLTQFITVVPSHPNVMKQVQIKVDELIKIFNKIPFKQSLVFSNYQSRAQSVCNKISAMGFKATFFAGNQDMNKRLEAINKLKTFKCKIMVTTDLTARGIDADNVNLVVNLDLPIDAPTYLHRIGRAGRYGSYGLSITIIAENELETLKKLLMSIGGPNFYVLKLPFDYPNDIWNTSNTKFEKLYAKSEKDENQFDIKPITTGVNDLSMNIANIEIQNNIKSKVNETTDNINKKVTENVEEVKNNIMDFSCLRNMPNLQNKIKVNSLFVPCINPIDESQCIKKKKKETTIMSYSVSKPKIIYSFTLDAAINNPSSWQKNNENVVFEVDLSDLQEDDLSNSNIDMIIEFTKYNFQSKNTEKSSFHYNYVNIDVYSEDTISRSIVHNEMQKQDLEQKIQKKSDVTADTLITISNNVQNSTDVSILEELNFHLTEYMKGSNTFCDELCSNDEEILLKQAFIWKNKLDFEIRLLNNTMEVMKESIQKFIYEKHIEMLKIFYRVQKKALLCVYPEIRNDDEVNDTYLYFRTSVDENVLELYKEIENFKSFHRKCGENFNAYFPYPVELDSYMPNLMISNTDREDYLNALRYLYSNPYPREHLLQIASFVAFIDEHRKYNLIQKLKSLNNCSVNELLTVIQSELSKKESNKNESKEQEEKLLEHFDSTNRGENVINSKVDILHKALDNTGNMTSQEENVSLSDNKWDKMSNNYSSDNSISIDLGLDDLFKIQKVTRHENCNLTSSTSSIFSSENDTVKEHRLNGQVNPKNKFRRRKRIQKQGDNTAKEQFIIRSSDSTDTYEKQYTSQTQSDLSSRSMTDRLNSSFIETNLSRKSSQNIQDISNCQESYVDNEPQSSVSVPRTNEHRKNNSCNFSPIPLTKNVSQRHLDNEVTTEKPVNLQYYAPFYNYMPNVPHNQVEDYMYIPGHLSNNIFSENVYHFPHSSSNNLNEVEIDQFLSSLREETNRLHLELYKSEMLRNAMQNYN, from the exons ATGTCAT ttatGTTACaggagaaaatagaaaaaatgtcTCATATTATTGCACATGATATTGACAAAAAGCCACGGACAAAGGATATTAAAGTACAAGAAGATATTACATTTTATCAAATGGGATTTTCCCAAAAAATTTTGGATGGATTATCTCTTTGTGGTTTCCAAAGACCTTCACCCATACAATTAAAAGCGATTCCTTTAGGAAGATGTGGTTTtg ACTTAATAGTACGTGCCAAATCAGGGACTGGTAAAACTTTagtgttttgtataatatcaCTTGAAATGATTGATATAGATATATCGTCTGTACAAGTATTAGTACTAGCACCTACTAGAGAAATTGCTGTACAAATTGCACAAGTTTTTTCATCTGTAGCTTGTGAAATAGaag gtTTAAAAGTTGAAGTATTTATAGGAGGAACAGCTATAGAAAGTGATAGAAAGAAATTGAATAATTGTCACATAGCTGTTGGTGCTCCAGGTAGAATTAGACATTTAATTGATAAAGAATTCTTAAAAGTTGAAAATGTTAGATTATTTATTCTTGATGAAGCAGACAAATTAATGGAAACCAGTTTTCAGAAAGACATTAA cTATATCTTTTCAAAATTACCATTAAGTAAACAAGTTATAGCATCAAGTGCCACTTATCCGGGagatttggaaatatttttacaggcATATATGTGCTCTCCTGTTTTAGCATCCCCAGATAACAATGAACCAATACTTGTTGGACTCACGCAGTTCATAACAGTTGTTCCTTCTCATCCAAATGTTATGAAACAG GTTCAAATAAAAGTAGATGAATTAATAAagatatttaacaaaattccATTCAAACAAAGTTtagttttttcaaattatcaatcaag AGCCCAATCTGTATGTAACAAAATTAGTGCTATGGGTTTTAAAGCAACCTTTTTTGCTGGAAATCAAGATATGAATAAAAGACTTGAGGccattaataaattaaagacttttaaatgtaaaataatggTAACAACTGATTTAACTGCAAGAGGTATAGATGCAGATAACGTAAATTTAGTTGTAAACCTTGATTTACCCATAGATGCACCAACATATTTGCATAGAATAGGAAGAGCTGGACGTTATGGATCTTATGGTCTCTCTATAACAATAATTGCAGAAAATGAGTtagaaacattaaaaaaattattaatgtcCATTGGAGGTCCAAATTTTTATGTACTGAAACTTCCTTTTGATTATCCAAATGATATTTGGAATACTTCTAATACAAAATTTGAGAAACTTTACGCAAAATCTGAAAAAGACGAAAATCAATTTGACATTAAGCCTATCACTACAGGTGTTAATGATTTATCTATGAATATTGCTAATATAGAAATACAGAATAATATAAAGTCAAAAGTTAATGAAACAAcagataatataaataaaaaagttacAGAAAATGTGgaagaagtaaaaaataatataatggaTTTTTCCTGTTTAAGAAACATGcctaatttacaaaataaaataaaagttaattCTTTGTTTGTACCATGTATTAATCCGATAGATGAATCTCAATGcattaaaaagaagaagaaagagactACAATCATGTCGTACAGTGTGTCTAAGcctaaaattatatatagttTTACATTGGATGCCGCAATCAATAATCCTTCCAGCTGGcagaaaaataatgaaaatgtgGTATTTGAAGTTGATTTATCAGATTTACAAGAAGATGATTTATCAAATTCTAATATTGATATGATTAttgaatttacaaaatataattttcaaagtaaaaatacagaaaaatctTCTTTTCATTATAATTACGTGAATATTGATGTATATTCTGAAGATACCATTTCTAGAAGTATTGTACATAATGAAATGCAGAAACAAGACTTAGAACAGAAAATTCAGAAAAAGAGTGATGTAACTGCTGATACTCTGATAACTATCTCAAATAATGTTCAAAATAGCACAGATGTTTCCATTTTAGAAGAATTGAATTTTCATCTCACAGAATATATGAAAGGTTCTAATACATTTTGTGATGAGTTATGTTCAAATGACGaggaaatattattaaaacagGCATTTATTTGGAAAAACAAACTTGATTTTGAAATCAGATTACTAAATAATACAATGGAAGTCATGAAAGAATCTATACAAAAGTTTATATATGAGAAACACATTGAAATgctcaaaatattttatagagtaCAAAAGAAAGCACTCTTATGCGTTTATCCAGAAATACGAAATGACGATGAAGTAAATGAcacttatttatattttagaacTTCTGTAGACGAAAATGTATTAGAACtatataaagaaatagaaaatttcaaaagtttCCATCGAAAATGTGGAGAAAATTTTAATGCATATTTTCCATATCCTGTTGAATTAGATTCATATATGCCAAATCTTATGATCTCCAACACAGACAGAGAAGATTATCTCAATGcattacgatatttatattcaaatcCTTATCCTAGGGAACATTTATTGCAAATAGCAAGTTTTGTGGCATTCATTGATGAGCATAGAAAGTAcaatttaatacaaaaattaaaaagtttaaaCAACTGTTCAGTTAATGAATTGTTAACAGTAATACAAAGTGAATTATCTAAGAAggaatcaaataaaaatgaaagtaaagaacaggaagaaaaattattagaacATTTTGATAGTACAAATCGAGGTGAAAACGTTATTAATTCAAAGGTTGATATTTTACATAAGGCACTAGATAATACTGGAAATATGACTAGTCAAGAAGAAAACGTCTCTCTAAGTGATAATAAATGGGATAAAATGAGTAATAACTATAGTTCTGACAATTCTATATCAATTGATTTAGGTTTGGATGatctttttaaaatacaaaaagttACACGTCATGAAAATTGTAACTTGACTAGTAGTACATCAAGTATATTTTCTAGTGAAAATGATACTGTTAAGGAACATAGATTGAATGGACAAGTAAATccgaaaaataaatttcgtagACGGAAAAGGATTCAGAAACAAGGAGATAATACTGCTAAAGAACAATTTATTATCAGATCATCTGATAGTACTGATACGTATGAAAAACAATATACGTCACAAACGCAATCAGATTTGTCATCTAGATCAATGACAGATCGGTTAAATTCGTCTTTTATAGAAACAAATTTAAGCAGAAAAAGTAGTCAGAATATTCAAGATATATCTAATTGTCAAGAGTCTTATGTAGATAATGAACCACAAAGTTCTGTTTCTGTTCCTAGAACTAATGAACATCGAAAGAATAATTCATGTAATTTTTCTCCTATACCtttaacaaaaaatgtttcacAGAGACATTTAGATAATGAAGTTACAACTGAGAAGCCTgtaaatttacaatattacgctcctttttataattatatgcCTAATGTTCCTCATAATCAAGTAGaagattatatgtatatacctGGACATTTGTCcaacaatatattttcagaGAATGTATATCATTTTCCTCATTCATCAAGTAATAACCTTAATGAAGTCGAAATTGACCAGTTTTTATCATCATTAAGAGAGGAAACAAATCGCTTGCATTTGGAACTTTATAAATCAGAAATGCTCCGTAATGCAatgcaaaattataattaa
- the LOC126871565 gene encoding uncharacterized protein LOC126871565 isoform X1: MYVDPTKFVTLFLSQVKADTLRIICDYSVMLQEKIEKMSHIIAHDIDKKPRTKDIKVQEDITFYQMGFSQKILDGLSLCGFQRPSPIQLKAIPLGRCGFDLIVRAKSGTGKTLVFCIISLEMIDIDISSVQVLVLAPTREIAVQIAQVFSSVACEIEGLKVEVFIGGTAIESDRKKLNNCHIAVGAPGRIRHLIDKEFLKVENVRLFILDEADKLMETSFQKDINYIFSKLPLSKQVIASSATYPGDLEIFLQAYMCSPVLASPDNNEPILVGLTQFITVVPSHPNVMKQVQIKVDELIKIFNKIPFKQSLVFSNYQSRAQSVCNKISAMGFKATFFAGNQDMNKRLEAINKLKTFKCKIMVTTDLTARGIDADNVNLVVNLDLPIDAPTYLHRIGRAGRYGSYGLSITIIAENELETLKKLLMSIGGPNFYVLKLPFDYPNDIWNTSNTKFEKLYAKSEKDENQFDIKPITTGVNDLSMNIANIEIQNNIKSKVNETTDNINKKVTENVEEVKNNIMDFSCLRNMPNLQNKIKVNSLFVPCINPIDESQCIKKKKKETTIMSYSVSKPKIIYSFTLDAAINNPSSWQKNNENVVFEVDLSDLQEDDLSNSNIDMIIEFTKYNFQSKNTEKSSFHYNYVNIDVYSEDTISRSIVHNEMQKQDLEQKIQKKSDVTADTLITISNNVQNSTDVSILEELNFHLTEYMKGSNTFCDELCSNDEEILLKQAFIWKNKLDFEIRLLNNTMEVMKESIQKFIYEKHIEMLKIFYRVQKKALLCVYPEIRNDDEVNDTYLYFRTSVDENVLELYKEIENFKSFHRKCGENFNAYFPYPVELDSYMPNLMISNTDREDYLNALRYLYSNPYPREHLLQIASFVAFIDEHRKYNLIQKLKSLNNCSVNELLTVIQSELSKKESNKNESKEQEEKLLEHFDSTNRGENVINSKVDILHKALDNTGNMTSQEENVSLSDNKWDKMSNNYSSDNSISIDLGLDDLFKIQKVTRHENCNLTSSTSSIFSSENDTVKEHRLNGQVNPKNKFRRRKRIQKQGDNTAKEQFIIRSSDSTDTYEKQYTSQTQSDLSSRSMTDRLNSSFIETNLSRKSSQNIQDISNCQESYVDNEPQSSVSVPRTNEHRKNNSCNFSPIPLTKNVSQRHLDNEVTTEKPVNLQYYAPFYNYMPNVPHNQVEDYMYIPGHLSNNIFSENVYHFPHSSSNNLNEVEIDQFLSSLREETNRLHLELYKSEMLRNAMQNYN, encoded by the exons ATGTATGTCGACCCAACAAAATTTGTAACCTTGTTTTTATCACAAGTAAAAGCCGACACGCTAAGAATTATATGTGATTATTCAG ttatGTTACaggagaaaatagaaaaaatgtcTCATATTATTGCACATGATATTGACAAAAAGCCACGGACAAAGGATATTAAAGTACAAGAAGATATTACATTTTATCAAATGGGATTTTCCCAAAAAATTTTGGATGGATTATCTCTTTGTGGTTTCCAAAGACCTTCACCCATACAATTAAAAGCGATTCCTTTAGGAAGATGTGGTTTtg ACTTAATAGTACGTGCCAAATCAGGGACTGGTAAAACTTTagtgttttgtataatatcaCTTGAAATGATTGATATAGATATATCGTCTGTACAAGTATTAGTACTAGCACCTACTAGAGAAATTGCTGTACAAATTGCACAAGTTTTTTCATCTGTAGCTTGTGAAATAGaag gtTTAAAAGTTGAAGTATTTATAGGAGGAACAGCTATAGAAAGTGATAGAAAGAAATTGAATAATTGTCACATAGCTGTTGGTGCTCCAGGTAGAATTAGACATTTAATTGATAAAGAATTCTTAAAAGTTGAAAATGTTAGATTATTTATTCTTGATGAAGCAGACAAATTAATGGAAACCAGTTTTCAGAAAGACATTAA cTATATCTTTTCAAAATTACCATTAAGTAAACAAGTTATAGCATCAAGTGCCACTTATCCGGGagatttggaaatatttttacaggcATATATGTGCTCTCCTGTTTTAGCATCCCCAGATAACAATGAACCAATACTTGTTGGACTCACGCAGTTCATAACAGTTGTTCCTTCTCATCCAAATGTTATGAAACAG GTTCAAATAAAAGTAGATGAATTAATAAagatatttaacaaaattccATTCAAACAAAGTTtagttttttcaaattatcaatcaag AGCCCAATCTGTATGTAACAAAATTAGTGCTATGGGTTTTAAAGCAACCTTTTTTGCTGGAAATCAAGATATGAATAAAAGACTTGAGGccattaataaattaaagacttttaaatgtaaaataatggTAACAACTGATTTAACTGCAAGAGGTATAGATGCAGATAACGTAAATTTAGTTGTAAACCTTGATTTACCCATAGATGCACCAACATATTTGCATAGAATAGGAAGAGCTGGACGTTATGGATCTTATGGTCTCTCTATAACAATAATTGCAGAAAATGAGTtagaaacattaaaaaaattattaatgtcCATTGGAGGTCCAAATTTTTATGTACTGAAACTTCCTTTTGATTATCCAAATGATATTTGGAATACTTCTAATACAAAATTTGAGAAACTTTACGCAAAATCTGAAAAAGACGAAAATCAATTTGACATTAAGCCTATCACTACAGGTGTTAATGATTTATCTATGAATATTGCTAATATAGAAATACAGAATAATATAAAGTCAAAAGTTAATGAAACAAcagataatataaataaaaaagttacAGAAAATGTGgaagaagtaaaaaataatataatggaTTTTTCCTGTTTAAGAAACATGcctaatttacaaaataaaataaaagttaattCTTTGTTTGTACCATGTATTAATCCGATAGATGAATCTCAATGcattaaaaagaagaagaaagagactACAATCATGTCGTACAGTGTGTCTAAGcctaaaattatatatagttTTACATTGGATGCCGCAATCAATAATCCTTCCAGCTGGcagaaaaataatgaaaatgtgGTATTTGAAGTTGATTTATCAGATTTACAAGAAGATGATTTATCAAATTCTAATATTGATATGATTAttgaatttacaaaatataattttcaaagtaaaaatacagaaaaatctTCTTTTCATTATAATTACGTGAATATTGATGTATATTCTGAAGATACCATTTCTAGAAGTATTGTACATAATGAAATGCAGAAACAAGACTTAGAACAGAAAATTCAGAAAAAGAGTGATGTAACTGCTGATACTCTGATAACTATCTCAAATAATGTTCAAAATAGCACAGATGTTTCCATTTTAGAAGAATTGAATTTTCATCTCACAGAATATATGAAAGGTTCTAATACATTTTGTGATGAGTTATGTTCAAATGACGaggaaatattattaaaacagGCATTTATTTGGAAAAACAAACTTGATTTTGAAATCAGATTACTAAATAATACAATGGAAGTCATGAAAGAATCTATACAAAAGTTTATATATGAGAAACACATTGAAATgctcaaaatattttatagagtaCAAAAGAAAGCACTCTTATGCGTTTATCCAGAAATACGAAATGACGATGAAGTAAATGAcacttatttatattttagaacTTCTGTAGACGAAAATGTATTAGAACtatataaagaaatagaaaatttcaaaagtttCCATCGAAAATGTGGAGAAAATTTTAATGCATATTTTCCATATCCTGTTGAATTAGATTCATATATGCCAAATCTTATGATCTCCAACACAGACAGAGAAGATTATCTCAATGcattacgatatttatattcaaatcCTTATCCTAGGGAACATTTATTGCAAATAGCAAGTTTTGTGGCATTCATTGATGAGCATAGAAAGTAcaatttaatacaaaaattaaaaagtttaaaCAACTGTTCAGTTAATGAATTGTTAACAGTAATACAAAGTGAATTATCTAAGAAggaatcaaataaaaatgaaagtaaagaacaggaagaaaaattattagaacATTTTGATAGTACAAATCGAGGTGAAAACGTTATTAATTCAAAGGTTGATATTTTACATAAGGCACTAGATAATACTGGAAATATGACTAGTCAAGAAGAAAACGTCTCTCTAAGTGATAATAAATGGGATAAAATGAGTAATAACTATAGTTCTGACAATTCTATATCAATTGATTTAGGTTTGGATGatctttttaaaatacaaaaagttACACGTCATGAAAATTGTAACTTGACTAGTAGTACATCAAGTATATTTTCTAGTGAAAATGATACTGTTAAGGAACATAGATTGAATGGACAAGTAAATccgaaaaataaatttcgtagACGGAAAAGGATTCAGAAACAAGGAGATAATACTGCTAAAGAACAATTTATTATCAGATCATCTGATAGTACTGATACGTATGAAAAACAATATACGTCACAAACGCAATCAGATTTGTCATCTAGATCAATGACAGATCGGTTAAATTCGTCTTTTATAGAAACAAATTTAAGCAGAAAAAGTAGTCAGAATATTCAAGATATATCTAATTGTCAAGAGTCTTATGTAGATAATGAACCACAAAGTTCTGTTTCTGTTCCTAGAACTAATGAACATCGAAAGAATAATTCATGTAATTTTTCTCCTATACCtttaacaaaaaatgtttcacAGAGACATTTAGATAATGAAGTTACAACTGAGAAGCCTgtaaatttacaatattacgctcctttttataattatatgcCTAATGTTCCTCATAATCAAGTAGaagattatatgtatatacctGGACATTTGTCcaacaatatattttcagaGAATGTATATCATTTTCCTCATTCATCAAGTAATAACCTTAATGAAGTCGAAATTGACCAGTTTTTATCATCATTAAGAGAGGAAACAAATCGCTTGCATTTGGAACTTTATAAATCAGAAATGCTCCGTAATGCAatgcaaaattataattaa
- the LOC126871565 gene encoding uncharacterized protein LOC126871565 isoform X3, producing the protein MLQEKIEKMSHIIAHDIDKKPRTKDIKVQEDITFYQMGFSQKILDGLSLCGFQRPSPIQLKAIPLGRCGFDLIVRAKSGTGKTLVFCIISLEMIDIDISSVQVLVLAPTREIAVQIAQVFSSVACEIEGLKVEVFIGGTAIESDRKKLNNCHIAVGAPGRIRHLIDKEFLKVENVRLFILDEADKLMETSFQKDINYIFSKLPLSKQVIASSATYPGDLEIFLQAYMCSPVLASPDNNEPILVGLTQFITVVPSHPNVMKQVQIKVDELIKIFNKIPFKQSLVFSNYQSRAQSVCNKISAMGFKATFFAGNQDMNKRLEAINKLKTFKCKIMVTTDLTARGIDADNVNLVVNLDLPIDAPTYLHRIGRAGRYGSYGLSITIIAENELETLKKLLMSIGGPNFYVLKLPFDYPNDIWNTSNTKFEKLYAKSEKDENQFDIKPITTGVNDLSMNIANIEIQNNIKSKVNETTDNINKKVTENVEEVKNNIMDFSCLRNMPNLQNKIKVNSLFVPCINPIDESQCIKKKKKETTIMSYSVSKPKIIYSFTLDAAINNPSSWQKNNENVVFEVDLSDLQEDDLSNSNIDMIIEFTKYNFQSKNTEKSSFHYNYVNIDVYSEDTISRSIVHNEMQKQDLEQKIQKKSDVTADTLITISNNVQNSTDVSILEELNFHLTEYMKGSNTFCDELCSNDEEILLKQAFIWKNKLDFEIRLLNNTMEVMKESIQKFIYEKHIEMLKIFYRVQKKALLCVYPEIRNDDEVNDTYLYFRTSVDENVLELYKEIENFKSFHRKCGENFNAYFPYPVELDSYMPNLMISNTDREDYLNALRYLYSNPYPREHLLQIASFVAFIDEHRKYNLIQKLKSLNNCSVNELLTVIQSELSKKESNKNESKEQEEKLLEHFDSTNRGENVINSKVDILHKALDNTGNMTSQEENVSLSDNKWDKMSNNYSSDNSISIDLGLDDLFKIQKVTRHENCNLTSSTSSIFSSENDTVKEHRLNGQVNPKNKFRRRKRIQKQGDNTAKEQFIIRSSDSTDTYEKQYTSQTQSDLSSRSMTDRLNSSFIETNLSRKSSQNIQDISNCQESYVDNEPQSSVSVPRTNEHRKNNSCNFSPIPLTKNVSQRHLDNEVTTEKPVNLQYYAPFYNYMPNVPHNQVEDYMYIPGHLSNNIFSENVYHFPHSSSNNLNEVEIDQFLSSLREETNRLHLELYKSEMLRNAMQNYN; encoded by the exons atGTTACaggagaaaatagaaaaaatgtcTCATATTATTGCACATGATATTGACAAAAAGCCACGGACAAAGGATATTAAAGTACAAGAAGATATTACATTTTATCAAATGGGATTTTCCCAAAAAATTTTGGATGGATTATCTCTTTGTGGTTTCCAAAGACCTTCACCCATACAATTAAAAGCGATTCCTTTAGGAAGATGTGGTTTtg ACTTAATAGTACGTGCCAAATCAGGGACTGGTAAAACTTTagtgttttgtataatatcaCTTGAAATGATTGATATAGATATATCGTCTGTACAAGTATTAGTACTAGCACCTACTAGAGAAATTGCTGTACAAATTGCACAAGTTTTTTCATCTGTAGCTTGTGAAATAGaag gtTTAAAAGTTGAAGTATTTATAGGAGGAACAGCTATAGAAAGTGATAGAAAGAAATTGAATAATTGTCACATAGCTGTTGGTGCTCCAGGTAGAATTAGACATTTAATTGATAAAGAATTCTTAAAAGTTGAAAATGTTAGATTATTTATTCTTGATGAAGCAGACAAATTAATGGAAACCAGTTTTCAGAAAGACATTAA cTATATCTTTTCAAAATTACCATTAAGTAAACAAGTTATAGCATCAAGTGCCACTTATCCGGGagatttggaaatatttttacaggcATATATGTGCTCTCCTGTTTTAGCATCCCCAGATAACAATGAACCAATACTTGTTGGACTCACGCAGTTCATAACAGTTGTTCCTTCTCATCCAAATGTTATGAAACAG GTTCAAATAAAAGTAGATGAATTAATAAagatatttaacaaaattccATTCAAACAAAGTTtagttttttcaaattatcaatcaag AGCCCAATCTGTATGTAACAAAATTAGTGCTATGGGTTTTAAAGCAACCTTTTTTGCTGGAAATCAAGATATGAATAAAAGACTTGAGGccattaataaattaaagacttttaaatgtaaaataatggTAACAACTGATTTAACTGCAAGAGGTATAGATGCAGATAACGTAAATTTAGTTGTAAACCTTGATTTACCCATAGATGCACCAACATATTTGCATAGAATAGGAAGAGCTGGACGTTATGGATCTTATGGTCTCTCTATAACAATAATTGCAGAAAATGAGTtagaaacattaaaaaaattattaatgtcCATTGGAGGTCCAAATTTTTATGTACTGAAACTTCCTTTTGATTATCCAAATGATATTTGGAATACTTCTAATACAAAATTTGAGAAACTTTACGCAAAATCTGAAAAAGACGAAAATCAATTTGACATTAAGCCTATCACTACAGGTGTTAATGATTTATCTATGAATATTGCTAATATAGAAATACAGAATAATATAAAGTCAAAAGTTAATGAAACAAcagataatataaataaaaaagttacAGAAAATGTGgaagaagtaaaaaataatataatggaTTTTTCCTGTTTAAGAAACATGcctaatttacaaaataaaataaaagttaattCTTTGTTTGTACCATGTATTAATCCGATAGATGAATCTCAATGcattaaaaagaagaagaaagagactACAATCATGTCGTACAGTGTGTCTAAGcctaaaattatatatagttTTACATTGGATGCCGCAATCAATAATCCTTCCAGCTGGcagaaaaataatgaaaatgtgGTATTTGAAGTTGATTTATCAGATTTACAAGAAGATGATTTATCAAATTCTAATATTGATATGATTAttgaatttacaaaatataattttcaaagtaaaaatacagaaaaatctTCTTTTCATTATAATTACGTGAATATTGATGTATATTCTGAAGATACCATTTCTAGAAGTATTGTACATAATGAAATGCAGAAACAAGACTTAGAACAGAAAATTCAGAAAAAGAGTGATGTAACTGCTGATACTCTGATAACTATCTCAAATAATGTTCAAAATAGCACAGATGTTTCCATTTTAGAAGAATTGAATTTTCATCTCACAGAATATATGAAAGGTTCTAATACATTTTGTGATGAGTTATGTTCAAATGACGaggaaatattattaaaacagGCATTTATTTGGAAAAACAAACTTGATTTTGAAATCAGATTACTAAATAATACAATGGAAGTCATGAAAGAATCTATACAAAAGTTTATATATGAGAAACACATTGAAATgctcaaaatattttatagagtaCAAAAGAAAGCACTCTTATGCGTTTATCCAGAAATACGAAATGACGATGAAGTAAATGAcacttatttatattttagaacTTCTGTAGACGAAAATGTATTAGAACtatataaagaaatagaaaatttcaaaagtttCCATCGAAAATGTGGAGAAAATTTTAATGCATATTTTCCATATCCTGTTGAATTAGATTCATATATGCCAAATCTTATGATCTCCAACACAGACAGAGAAGATTATCTCAATGcattacgatatttatattcaaatcCTTATCCTAGGGAACATTTATTGCAAATAGCAAGTTTTGTGGCATTCATTGATGAGCATAGAAAGTAcaatttaatacaaaaattaaaaagtttaaaCAACTGTTCAGTTAATGAATTGTTAACAGTAATACAAAGTGAATTATCTAAGAAggaatcaaataaaaatgaaagtaaagaacaggaagaaaaattattagaacATTTTGATAGTACAAATCGAGGTGAAAACGTTATTAATTCAAAGGTTGATATTTTACATAAGGCACTAGATAATACTGGAAATATGACTAGTCAAGAAGAAAACGTCTCTCTAAGTGATAATAAATGGGATAAAATGAGTAATAACTATAGTTCTGACAATTCTATATCAATTGATTTAGGTTTGGATGatctttttaaaatacaaaaagttACACGTCATGAAAATTGTAACTTGACTAGTAGTACATCAAGTATATTTTCTAGTGAAAATGATACTGTTAAGGAACATAGATTGAATGGACAAGTAAATccgaaaaataaatttcgtagACGGAAAAGGATTCAGAAACAAGGAGATAATACTGCTAAAGAACAATTTATTATCAGATCATCTGATAGTACTGATACGTATGAAAAACAATATACGTCACAAACGCAATCAGATTTGTCATCTAGATCAATGACAGATCGGTTAAATTCGTCTTTTATAGAAACAAATTTAAGCAGAAAAAGTAGTCAGAATATTCAAGATATATCTAATTGTCAAGAGTCTTATGTAGATAATGAACCACAAAGTTCTGTTTCTGTTCCTAGAACTAATGAACATCGAAAGAATAATTCATGTAATTTTTCTCCTATACCtttaacaaaaaatgtttcacAGAGACATTTAGATAATGAAGTTACAACTGAGAAGCCTgtaaatttacaatattacgctcctttttataattatatgcCTAATGTTCCTCATAATCAAGTAGaagattatatgtatatacctGGACATTTGTCcaacaatatattttcagaGAATGTATATCATTTTCCTCATTCATCAAGTAATAACCTTAATGAAGTCGAAATTGACCAGTTTTTATCATCATTAAGAGAGGAAACAAATCGCTTGCATTTGGAACTTTATAAATCAGAAATGCTCCGTAATGCAatgcaaaattataattaa